DNA from Coffea arabica cultivar ET-39 chromosome 10c, Coffea Arabica ET-39 HiFi, whole genome shotgun sequence:
TGCTAGGGGTTGAAGAAGAAGGGATAGGAGGCTCATTAGAACTTGGAAGAGAACAGGCATTGGGTTGAATAAGAGAAGGGAAGGGATTATACGTAGGATCGGGAGGGAGGGCGGATAGGGCCTCACGAGTTTTAGTTTCCATAAGTTTGACCTTTAATGTAATTGAGTTGAgcaagaaatttaaatttaatttagtTGAGTTTAAAAATGGTGTACTAAAATgtgaaattataaatttatctTGAAATGTAATGAGATACAACTTATGAGACCCTAAATCGAAAAAGAGGTGGTGAATGGTGGTAGCGAagaatagaaattttttttttttttttaaaaaaaagatgcctagaaataccccaaaaatattaaattcaaAAAGTTTTTAGAAATACAATTACATTGAAATTCTCTAAAAATACCCCAAGAGGCACACCCAATAAtgttaaatatttatatatacgtacataacttttttttaaaaaaaaaaacacgcgTTGTACATGAACATTACATCTATTAGTACAATATTAGGGTTCATTTAGTGTGGCTTGATTTAGGTAATCAAGATGTTTCAAAGTCATGTCACTGCAATTATTAAGCTTTGAGTTGTTTCCATAACTTCCCAAATATGGTTGACTAACTGATGAAATAGATGAGaatctcttctctttttttttttgggagtgtTTACTTTGGCTGAACGAAATGAGAATTTTTTCCTTGGAGTATTTAGTTCGACCAAAATCTAGTTGTAGCATTATTTTGTCTTGAgctaaaaaaatgaatatgagtTGGTATATAATCATATTCATGAGAAATTTTAATTACTATCTCAAGGAATACCTATTATTTTttggattaatcttatatacactgacagcgtatacactttcaccattagatgcatgacacataatccgaatttgaaactcaaattttgcatatgtgtcGTATATCCAACCGTGACAGTGTATACATCGTCAGTgtgtataagatttactcttatttTTTTATGCGTTTTGTTATTTAATGAATAGTATCACATTGTAATAATTTTTTGTATATCAGTATCTAAGGACTACCATGATAGTCAATATTTGgaatataataatttttaaatgtaaATATGAATAATATGtaaaacatatatataattataggcAGATTATTTATATCCTGTACCGATTCATAACTAATCACGAAGAATAATTATTCCGTGCTGATACATGGGCTAAATAGTAAATACCAGTTTCTAATGGAGATCCGAAGTAGAAATCAACACAATTTAAGAGGTTATGCGAAAGCCTGGATCAAGTGGATGAGGCCAACTAGTGATTCAAAGCAGAATAGTGTCTAGCAAGCCTAGGAGAGAAAACCACCATAATTAGGCCCAATATGCACAAAACAACTACTCCAGAGTCCAGACTGTGATATCAAATACCAATCTAGTATTTGTCTTTTGAGGAATGCAGATTAACTACTGCTACTACAACATATGTGTGAGAGTGagacattaaaaaaattaaaaattgttaataaaAATTGGGTTAGTTTAGTGGTGTAAAGTGCTTGTATCATGTTTATGAAAAGCTTAACAAGGTAATTTTCTAAGcaacctctctctctctgacgTTTTCTTGGGAATTCTTTTAACTTTCCTATTTGATTATCAAATTCAAGTGCTTGAGGCCCTGAACTTAGTTGTTCTTGATAATGCTTTTATTAtcttttgagatattttaaATCAAGAAATATTTAGAAGTTTAGTAGTTTTAGAATTGTGTTTTATATTTGATTACTAGATTAGAATCGGTGTCAAAGTTGATTTAGAAAATAGAGTTAGATTGCATTTAGGTGTTAGTATTGAAATCTGTAACATGGTTTTATTTCTCTATCTAAGGACTTAAAGTCTTATATCTGTAGTTAAGGAAAACTAgtgaattgattgaaaaaatttgtttgctCCCGTACCTTTGGTTTCTGTTGTGCCCTCTTATTCATACAAGTCCAGATTGTCGAGTTGCGTGTTCTGGCCTTGGGAAAGTCGTTTGTGTGTTATCTAATTAACAAATTCTTAGTTTGCAAAAACATATTGTTACTTTCGTTGCATAATTTTTTGGggctaacaagtggtatcagagtgcAATTCTTTCTCTCTACCACTTCACTCTATTGAAAAGTGTATCTGATTATCAACTAATGCTTAATTCTATGTTTCTCCAAAAAATTATCACAGATTGTAAACTCAGTGTTTCTGTCAATTCTCAAGATTTTAATAAACAGGCTACTTTGCTTCTCAACATATACTTTAAACTCTTAAAAATATCACAAGcatcatatttattttttaaaaaatttacccAAGGTTTTTCTGCTAAAATTATCAATGaaagtaataatatatttattaccATTATTGAAAGGTATCTCAACTGCTCACAAGTCAGAACTCAGAATGTATCAACTCCAACGGTTGACAATTGACTCGCCCTCCAAGTCTTGCCTTTGGAGAAAGGATCTCTGtgtttttttctcaaaatacaaGACTCGTAGTGCTTAGCAGAAAAATCAATGGAAGGCACCTCATAAACCACATTATTCGTGGTAAGGAAACTCAAGCTCTCAAAATTCAAATGACCTAAGTGTATTTGCCACAACcaaatatcatacaaaataaCAGAATTAAAGCAAGGTGAATCACGACAATTAAGTGATATAGGCCATAAATGACTAGTGATTTTGGTCAGATCTCTAATATATGTTGGTGGAGTTTAATTATGAGTTTGTTCATAAGTTAAAAGTTGGTTTAGCAAggaaaattgatttgaaaaaagcTGTGATTGTTGATGATAAAGAAAGtacttgtaaaattttttaCGTGGTTGAAAATtatgttgaaaattttgatttgcATACATTATTTAATGTGATTGATGAAGAAGAATTTATTAGTGAGTGCATTAATTTGGTTGTGGAcaaagatgcaaaagaaattatGGGCACTTGTCGAGTGGATGAATCCATATATAATtatgaaattgaaaattattgtggtgaaaatgtttggaaaaaaaaaaggtatgaaTTATTGTTTGGAAATTGTGTGGATGATTATCATGAATATGATGGGTCTAATGGTGAATGGGTCAATATGGAGGAGTTTTTCAATCAAGTGGAATTAGCTGTTGAATTATGTGCAAAATACAACCATGTCTTACACTTCCACTGGCGAAGATGGAGATAAAAATTAAATTGGAATTGTACGTGAGTTATACTACGACGGAGGCTACAAAGCTAATTCAATCTCGTGATAGTATTGGAGATGACAACACCAAAAGTTTGATTTAAGAGAAGAATTGTTGATATATTTTAACCCAAACAATATTTAGAAAATTCGTAGTTTtagaattatattttacattttATAACTAAATTAGAATTGGTATAACTAAATAGTGTAGATGTTAGTATTGGAATAGGATACATGGTTTTATTTGTCTATTTAAGGGCTTAAAATCTTATGTTTGTTGTCAAGAAAAATTAGTGAATTGATTGAAGAAATTTATTTCCTCCCATACCTTTGGTTTCTATTGTGCCCTCTTATTCATACAAGTTCTGATTATCGAGTAGTTTGTTCTGGCCTCGGgaaagttttcctttttttcctcgTATGTTCAAGACAGCCTTACGGCTTATATCCATGCTTTCAGCTCGAACCAACTCTAACAAGATGTTATCATACTCTAAGATCGGTTAACATCAAGTGCAACCGCTTTTGACATGCTCAACATTACCATTTGGCTTGATTCAATAGTTAGGGAAAGAACTCTCCTCGTGCACTAGGTCTGGATCGAAGATCCAAATCCTGAATTCAGAGAACACCAGAAAAAAAAGAGACCTATCCTACATGTGTTCTTATTTCAAAACTCAGATATTTGCTactagattttttttgtttaggaAGCAACTTTAAAATTAGATATTTTCCACTAGATTGTTGTTTAGGAAGGAACTTAATGTATTGAAGGTAATGTTAGAGGAAAAAAGACATATGGATGTCTCTAAAACTAACAAAAGTATTTTTGGTATGACATTAGGAGACAACCtgtcttcaaaaaaaaaaaaaaaaaaaaccaggtGACAAAACATGTTTACACCAAATGAATTGTCCTACTTTATGTATAACTACTCGCACAAAGTGTAGATTAAAAGTAAAAGTTGATAATCACTAGAAGTTATTAATTGCTATTCCTTGAAAATCTTAAAAACATGTTAATTCTTCGATTCAGTTGACTTGTTCTTATCTCTCATTGTACCCTGTCCTACCAATTTAATCCACTTGGTCTTTTCAGCCCGAGTCACATGTGAAAACTGAAAAGGGCTGCTAATTAAACAAAGTAGTCTCACATCTGTTGACCAAAGACCTCGTGCAGTAATCAATAAAAATCTTTGCTACGGTTTGGTTTTAGGGTGAAGTTCAAGTTCTTTAACAACAACTCTATACCTTTCTCGGCCTTGCGGTTAAGATCAAGTGTAGTATCATCTGTTCTTTATGActtctttaacaatttttgtcACTCTTTATGAAGCATGAATTGTAGCATTTTCCTTTCAATCAAAGTGTGTGTCGTTTTGCTAGATAAATTAGTTGGTCAAATTGTTAAACTTTGTCATCTTCCATAAAAGGAAGTCACtagaaaagtttttttttttaaaaaaaaaactcattaaaagggaaaatcaatcaaacatgagaattgggaaaaaaaaaaaatgatccaCAATACATACCATTTTACGTTTCCATCATGAATTGGATGTTTTGTTCAAATTCATTTTACAATAAACGAATGTTGGGGCTAAAACATGTTTATATGTGggatttttttcccccaaaaataCTTACAAGAACCATTCATGTAATAAACATAAAACACAAAATGAAAGCTTCTTATGTCAAACAACCTCTAAATCTTTTATCTTTGAAATGTAAAGGAAACGTAATActtgcttctttcttttttttttttttttggcagggTATATAAGGGACAGGCAGATTTTTTCAACTCCAAATTGTTGCAGAAACAAGCAGCAATTAAACCACAAACTCTTTACACGAGACGAGAGCAACATAATTGACTTTGCAAATTGCAAGAGATGCGTGGATGTTAGTGATATCTTCATCCTGGATGGAGGGGTCTGCGCACGTTTGTAGTTGTACTAATACCTTGGATCAGGCCTTCCCAGTTAACACAAACTAAAGGTTTTTGTCCCATGAGACTAGTATCCAAAAGTTTGAGGTGATATTTGGGGGTTGGACAGGTTGGACAGACCCTACAAGAAATTCTTTTGCATAAAAAGATGAATCCAAAGTTGCAGAAACTAACGTGTAAATGCTAGTGTCGAAGTCTACCATTTTGGAGCAGTTTAATCAGGCCATTGTCCATCGGCCGGAATGTGTCACCTTCCGAGCAATGCAAGATTTTTATAATCTTTTGTTTAAAGGAGACAAGTAGGGTATGATTAAACATCAATCTATACATAATGCCTCCTTAACAGTAAGTTGAAATCATACTTTCACATGCCACGGTTTTCGTCTTCTTTTGCCTAAACGAAACAAACTCCATGAATCATCCATTGTTGGTTTTAAGCACTCATCCAACTTAAAAAAGTTCTTTGCCCCCTCATGCTGGGAATTTTCAGCTAGCTGTTCACTTTAGGGTGACATCAATCTTCTTGTGTTGCAATGACGTATCAACCAAGCGGACATGATGGTACTGGATAAAGTTAAATTGGCTGCTTGGGAAagctccttttttttaaaaaaatatatatatatatatatatatatatatatatattatctaGAGTGAGGCAATTCATATCAAGAAATGTTCTATCTATGATTGAACCTAATCAAAGTCCTTGAACACCTTAACAAAGTTCATTTTGGCACATGAACTTTTTACATGTTAGCAATTTAGTTTGTAAAGTATTAACTAGGGTTTCAGAAAATAGTTAATTACTCATGATTGCAATTGGCTTAATAAAAAACTACAGTATCATCCTCATCAAATAAAAAGAGTTGGAAGATTCATTACATATTTAACAAGAAGAAGCATTCACGAACAAATAGGTTAAAACttgcaaattttaaaaaagataaaagaaaattcttcaacattTTTAGGGACTTCTAATATTGTGCAGGTAAataatccaaaagagaaacatGCATGCTGTGAGGGTGATTGCTCTAATTAGTGAGAAGTATGATAAGGAACTTGTAAAATTTACCTAAATCATTTGAAGGCCAAACCGCCAATTAAGGTTCAAGAACCAAAACGACCAGTCTTAATTAGAAAGTTTAGAACCTCCATCATAAACATGTACTCCTTCCGTTTCATTGAAAGTGCGTtactttccattttgaaatgttttaaaatatttatcctgttaaaaaaattaaaaccccTCCCTCTAATCATATGCATATTcctattcaaattcaaaatttgaatttgtagagataaatttttttttaaaaaaaagaagtataaatatcacaatcaaaacactatttttaaaaaattgaatttttaaaaCATGACTAAATAATTGGGACGAAAGTATACATCACAAGCCCTTGGCCTAAGGCTGTACCTGCTTCAATTGGTGCAGTTGCCTATTCCTTAATTAACACATCTAGGGAACTTTAAAGTACCACCAAAAGGGTATCATTCCATCATTTCAATAGTCACCTATGCACATAGCTAGATGCTACTATCACATTGCTTGAAAACTCTAATacattccttaaaaaaaaaaaaactttaatacATGTAAATCCctagaatttttcttttgaacTGCAAACCTTATCTTTGCAAACCCTTTTTGTTCCCCAATTTGGTgtaaattttctttccttggatGACATATGGGACTTTTAATCGCCATTCATTTCATTACTACACAGAGGGAGTTTCTTGGTGTGGACTAAGAAAAGTAGAGCCATTTGTTTGAACACTTTATGAATGTCTAAAAGGAAGAAGTCTCACTAATGAACTACATACCCTGTGAAACTCATTACATACAACGACACTACATCAATCGGTTATTGAGTTTGCTCACTTCATCATTGTAATTCATCTAAACTTCTTGATCTATTTCAATAGTGATGATCGAGTAGGTGACTATTATCCTATTCTTCATAATTAATGTACTTTAATTATGCTCAAAATCTTATTTAATTTCCTCCATTTTGTCATTTTCCAACCAGCACAAGAATGCACCATCTTATTTTACGTGATATCGACATTGTCGGCCATATAGACTTTTCAGATATTCATATTTTATCTTGATTCTTTCAGTTTCAAGAAATAATAATTGATAAACCCGAGATCTAGAGGAACACTGCTAGGTCAAGGTCATCAAAGGACAGAAGAAGCATAAAATAATACGTATTTCCAAAGATTCGTAGTTGACTAAACAGTGGTCAACCGGTATTGTTAAATCAGCATGTGTGTGTGCTTTGTATAACCTAATAAACAGGAGTTATGTGCAGTACCTTCTGCCATAATCATTTAGGTCAATAAGCAGCTAGAAAatgagaagggaaaaaaatatcTTAGGGGTGGTTACTAAAAGAGGTGCCTATAATCGCACATATATCCAGGAATGTAAGCCTTTTATCAAATGTTCTTGTAGAACATACATAGAGTGTTTCTTCTAGCAAGTACTAGCGTAACTTTTTAATACACATACTTTACTATACAAATGCGAGTACTaaaatttatttctttctttcattttgatCACTTATTAGActatttcttctttccttttgatCAATTGCTTGATTTGACTTTATATTTCACcttccttatttttttcccaaaaaattaACTCCTGAGGCAAATGTCAATCAATGTAATTGGAAATCCGTTGGACAAATTCATTGGTGCAGTCCTTGGAAATCTTTCGAGCTTCCAGACAGCATTATTTAAGATAATCGGAGATAGTATATAAAAGATCATACACGAAGTGAAGGATTGATAAATAGAGAGCATTAAGTAGCTCCACGAAAATTCAAGTCGAAGAAAAAATTGGAGCAAAACTAATGCAACTGAATTTTGGGTGATAATGCTCAAGCAAAATATCAGGTAAAAAAGTTCACCTGTAAAAATACAAAGGGGTTGTTTTATGAATTAAAACATTAATAAGTCTCTAAATGCAACAATATTAATGCAGTAGTTACGTGGACAAGTAAAAACAGTAGAGTCTACATAATTGGTTGGGTGAAATGTAACTTGATTAGCTGGAAAGCCCAAGAAAAATGTCAAAGTACGAACTCTGTGAACAGCATAGTACGTGctgatattttaataaaaataataaatcacATGTGTAAATACTATAAGTTATAAATTTCTATAAAGAAATTTCAGCTACAATTTATTAACTCTAAAGAATTTTCACTGCCATAAATGTGTGATTTATGTCAAGAAATGTGTAGCTACATAATGGTTGGTTTTTTGGATTGAATCAGTAGGATTTTCTATCATTACATAATGAACCAACACTAATTGTAAGCGAAAATTGAGAATTGAGTTGCAGCTCCTATTCTTACACTTTTGAATTCTTCTGACAAGTGTTTCATTCTAAGGCTAATGTTAACAACCTTCCACCTCTCTTCTCTCTTCATTATATCCTACTACCAGATTGGCCTTTAGCAACGTGTTGTTTTAAGCTTTAATTTCACTAAATTGTGTAAATTTAGTAGAAGTAACAAGATAGGATGGACTATAATATTCTAGAGGAAATGTGTCATCAACATTCTACGCTCGGAATAATACTAAACATACGAATAGTTTTATGAAAGTAACAAAATCCACGcctcacctagtcaaaatacTTCATCTTTTCTTACTTAAATATTTGTGTTGCAGGTAGACCGTTTGGTTTAACTTCTTAAGGAACAACTGTACATATGTATAATTGAATGTGGTAAAGAAATTTGACCTTCCATATACGGTCTAAGTGGGCGTTGTCATTGTGTAATATCCATGTGATTACATGAAAGATGAAAACGCTCAAAGACCTAAGAGTTTTAGTAAATACTACATTCAGAAAAGATTAATAACAGTACTTTGAGAACACGAAATATAGAATCCTAGGATAAAACTTCCATTTGTGGAAAATTTCTTTCATTGCATAATTGACTATTTACTTATCTTTTCTGGAATGAGTATGATGTCTTACTTGTCTGTTGATTAGTTGATACACATAAAGTTGGAAGAAAATTAGATCTAATCTAATCTAATTACACTCTAGTTTCAAAAAGCTTTCATAATGATCTGCCACTTCATATTGACATCACAATCACTACAGAACTACTTATCACAAATAACTATTAGTTGATTGGTACTTTTCTCTATTACCCTATCTAGTTACCCTAGCTGATTGGTGGCATCGGTCCTTTTCTCAAGCATTCATCTATAAATAACGTAAATTTGTAGCTCAATGACACGCAACAATTCCTTCTAGCTAATTCAAAGTCTACCTTTACTTTCTTCCAGAGTTGATGCTTGCATTATCCGAGCAAGTGTTAACATCTTTACTATTTTGGGTCATTTCGTATTCTTAAATCTTCAGCTCACTCAAGAATATATCTGCAACAACattgaagaaacaaaagaaaaagtaaaagaaaacaaGTTCGATATATTATACTCAACAACTTGTTAAAATCATTATTTTTTTGGACAAAAGAATCATTAACTGTTTCCTTTCTACTTATCTTGGTTAATTTTGATGGTTTATGCAATTTAATACCAGTCTTCTCTCTCCTTTTCTCGATTGAATGCACGCACAGAACACGAGCACTCATTCATGCTTTAACGTTTGTCTTTTCTACGTTCATTTCTGGTGAAACTGACTATATTCATCAGCATCTACTCCCATTAATGGATTTGAGCGCCTCAAACTCAACGCATTCCTTCTCAAATATGGAGGATTTCTTTAGCATTTCTGCTAAAACCACCAGCATACCAAAAGAATATATTTGGCCCAAGAAGGACTTAGTTCTTGCTgaccaagaacttcaagaaccaGTGGTGGATCTTCAAGGGTTCCTTAGAGGTGATTGGGAGGCAACTCGGCACGCTGCCAGACTTGTTAGAGCTGCTTGTTTGAAGCATGGTTTCTTCCAAGTGATCAATCATGGGGTCGATTCTCACCTCATTAGGATGGCTCATCATCAAGCTAAAGCCTTTTTTAAGCTTCCCTTTTCTGAAAAAAGGAAGGGTCAGCAGCAGCTTGGGAGCAAATGGGGTTTTTCAGTTGCCCATGCTCATCGTTTTTCTACGAAGTTGCCATGGAAGGAAATGCTGACGTTTGGTTTCCCTCATGAGGGCTCTAATGCTGTTGTCGTTGATTTTTTTGAGTCATTCTTTGGGGAAGGTTTTGAAGAGACAGGGTAAGGCTTATTATATAACATGAAATACCAGTTtcagtatcttttttttttcttctccctAATTTCATCCAGTTGAAAAAGAAGTAATGGCTATTTCTGCTTTAATCCCGTTTGCATAATAAAGAAGTATATGATCTTACTTTATCCTAAAAGGGAAGAAGAGAAACGGGGTAATTTTTTGGCATCAATCAGTAGTGGAGTCAGGATTTTTTACTTCAAGATTTATGGAGGTGTACTCAAATTCTAGTGAGGGTTTAaaggttttcttttttcataaattttcctaagaaaaagaaaagaattacaaTGTTtgatttgcactgacctcctcTTATCCCTGCATCCTTAATTTCAAGCAAATTACGCTGTAAAGActgcttcatcaatgcttcttTTTCAGTACTTTTGGACTGCTTACTTCTCTGTGCTCGTCAACTAATGATGGTATATATACTTTGATTTTAGACTGGTTTTCCAGAGATATTGCGAGGCTGTGAAGAAACTATCTCTTGCAAttatggaaattcttggaatcaGTCTGGGAATTGATCAGTACTACTTCAGAGAATATTTTGAGGATGGCAATGCTATTGTGAGAGCGAACTTCTATCCGACTTGTCCAGAACCTGGATTAACCCTTGGCATTGGACCACATAGTGACCCGACATCTGTGACTATTCTTCATCAAGATGAAGTTGGAGGATTAGAAGTCTTTGTGGACAACAAATGGAGATCCATTCGACCAAGGCATGATGCATTTGTCATCAACCTTGGTGACACTTTCATGGTATGGTCCATTTTGTGGCAaggaaaattattttcatttgctGTGTATTACATGCCTAAGACATtgagtttgtttgttttttttttcagactaGCTTATTTTTCTGCTATTTTATAGATAACATTCCATGATTGACACACGAATACACACAACCTGGGTTATTCAGCATATCTAACTTAGTAGGTAGGACCTTCTTACATGGCTGCTCTTTTTTATTCAATTGTTTGAATTCTGGAATATCAACCCAAGTTGCAAATTTATTCACTTAAAAATCTGGTCAAGTCTTGTAGGCGGACTAGATGCAAAAAATGCCAACATCAATTATGAAAAAAGATTGTGATGTTGATTTGAataatctatttttttttttttacaatttttaatattgTTGAAATAGCTTGTTAATCATCATCACTGTATTAGTGCATTTATCAAATTTAAGGcattttattcatgatttgtTGGTGATCACTTTGTCTCGTAGCCTCACTTTCAAACAGACTCCTGCTAAAATAGCCATTATCTCTCATACGTGCGAAACTCGAATCGAGAGAAGTGTAATCAAGTTGAGAAAGTACGGATTGTTGTTAGTAATTGTTCAAGATATCCCACTGATCTTtcaatcaaaaagaaaaaataaagtcaaaaaaaatgttCTTTGAGAAAAGAAACAGTGCATGAACTTGTTGTAAATTATGCAATTTTCGTTTCCCTTTCGCATTTGAGATTGTAGGAACTGCATATATGAGTGAACTAGTGCCAAAACGTATGTGTTATATCTGCTAATTACCATCATGATTTGgaaccttttttattttctttgttggTTTTCCTAGGCATTAACAAATGGAATGTACAAGAGTTGCTTGCACAGAGCAGTGGTGAAGAAACACCAGGAGCGAATATCATTGACGTATTTTCTGTGCCCAAGAGAGGACAAAATGATAAAACCTCCGCAAGATCTGATCAGCAGCATAGAAGATGAGCCAAGAAAGTACCCAGACTTCACATGGTTTGATTTTCTTCGCTACACTTCTGAGCACTACAGAGCAGATGAAACTAccctccaaaatttcaccaaatggTTTACTTCTTTTAACCCTTAGCTGAGTTTTGTATGTTTCTTGTCAGTGGGCCGGGATTCCATCTCCTTGTCCCAAGAATAAATATAGTTAATTAtcagtttttatattttatgtTATCTATTAGTTGCTTATTTGAGCTAGTATACCTCTTAATCTTGTATCATTATAGGAATGATCTCCCTAGTAGGTTTATATATTGCAATTGGTATTGGTTCTATacctcttaatcttgtttatgTATTGCTATTGGTATTGGTTATCTTTGCCAGATTCTTCAGATCTTTTGGACTGCATACATGATCTCTATAATTGAGCTTCAATGACCTCCACCGAAGTACGAGAAAACATCATCCTGCAGGTGTTAGATTAATGTAACATGACAAATATTTATGTCACCATGATTTCAAAAACTAAGAGGGAAGATCTCACCAATAAGGACAAATCAGTGTAATTGGCCCTTGATTTGCATTCTTAAGGTGGCTTCTTTTGCAACATTTAAGACTCAAAAGGCGTGCGTTGAGGGAAGACTCGATGAGTAGTGTGCCCCTTAGGTAGTGTGTGCGTGTGTTGTTTGCGGTTGCTGAGGGAAGACTCGAGAGGCAACCCCATAATCTTTGTCAGTAGCGTCGAGAGAGAAGCTAAAATGAAAGAGGGTGTGACCGTGAAGTTCGAGATGCAATCTCCTTAATTAGTACTCTAAATGTTTCTTACCTATTGAGTTGACTTGAAGAGTGTAAAATATGCGTGTACTTGCTTTTGATTGATTATTTTAACAAATTATAGGTTCTGATTTTAGATGATtaattttttaatgttttcatttactttatatatgaattatagatttttaattaaaaaaaagttaaaattcatAATCTGCTAACGAGTAATAACTTATGTTAATTGTCATTATTCTTTATAATCATTTCAAAtagccaaattttttttaaaatctaaaataaaCGTGAACAAGGCCACAATAAGAGCTTACAttgatgaatttgaatttttgataGAAAATCTGAATTTTTGACAATAAACGTGAACTTGTCATGAACACTTCACTATTTCAAATCACATATTGGGGATTGGAAAAGGTATGGTTAGAGTTTTGTACATTAGTGtgattgttatatt
Protein-coding regions in this window:
- the LOC113714423 gene encoding gibberellin 20 oxidase 3-like, whose amino-acid sequence is MDLSASNSTHSFSNMEDFFSISAKTTSIPKEYIWPKKDLVLADQELQEPVVDLQGFLRGDWEATRHAARLVRAACLKHGFFQVINHGVDSHLIRMAHHQAKAFFKLPFSEKRKGQQQLGSKWGFSVAHAHRFSTKLPWKEMLTFGFPHEGSNAVVVDFFESFFGEGFEETGLVFQRYCEAVKKLSLAIMEILGISLGIDQYYFREYFEDGNAIVRANFYPTCPEPGLTLGIGPHSDPTSVTILHQDEVGGLEVFVDNKWRSIRPRHDAFVINLGDTFMALTNGMYKSCLHRAVVKKHQERISLTYFLCPREDKMIKPPQDLISSIEDEPRKYPDFTWFDFLRYTSEHYRADETTLQNFTKWFTSFNP